One window of the Chitinophaga niabensis genome contains the following:
- a CDS encoding FecR family protein: MALKKNERREKARLKQEFEDFLQSGDPMLPPEKSALLLEKLHNTITERENTSSRVFKISAKWTAAAAMILCIGGAMWLHYNTGKKTTPVIATVEKKKDPLIVESNKSDSVRRLVLSDSSVVKLAQGSSISYYASFDTGRRDIRLSGKAIFEVKKNAARPFTVYAGNISTTVLGTRFMMNTLLQNKVSVRLFEGKVVIRSAVGNFGMKDVYLKPGEQFVMDNRSRQFTVKSFKEIKNIPLPVQVTDTTSISLEFNQEPLEKVLASIGKQYNVTFKFSDDSVNNMLITGKLLPSDSLDVVLSMLGNINGLAFKKVDNNKIEVTRIQ; encoded by the coding sequence ATGGCATTAAAAAAGAACGAACGAAGGGAGAAAGCCCGCTTAAAGCAGGAATTTGAAGACTTCCTTCAATCCGGCGATCCTATGCTTCCTCCGGAAAAGTCAGCACTACTGCTGGAAAAACTGCATAATACTATCACTGAGAGAGAAAATACTTCCAGTCGTGTTTTTAAGATCTCAGCAAAATGGACAGCCGCCGCAGCCATGATACTATGTATTGGTGGTGCCATGTGGCTTCATTATAACACAGGTAAAAAAACCACACCGGTTATCGCCACTGTTGAAAAAAAGAAAGATCCGCTCATCGTTGAATCCAACAAGAGCGATAGTGTCCGGCGTCTTGTATTGTCAGACAGTTCCGTTGTAAAATTAGCACAGGGAAGCTCCATCAGCTATTACGCCTCATTTGATACCGGCAGGCGCGATATAAGGCTTTCAGGAAAGGCCATTTTTGAAGTAAAGAAAAATGCGGCGAGGCCCTTCACCGTATATGCAGGAAATATCAGTACCACTGTATTAGGTACCCGCTTTATGATGAATACATTGCTGCAGAATAAAGTAAGCGTAAGACTATTTGAAGGGAAAGTGGTGATCCGTTCCGCTGTAGGAAATTTCGGTATGAAGGATGTATACCTGAAGCCCGGAGAACAATTTGTGATGGACAACCGCTCCAGGCAGTTCACCGTGAAGTCTTTCAAAGAGATCAAAAATATTCCGTTGCCGGTTCAGGTAACAGACACCACCAGCATATCACTCGAATTCAATCAGGAGCCACTGGAAAAAGTATTGGCTAGCATAGGGAAACAATATAATGTAACATTCAAATTCAGCGATGACAGCGTTAACAACATGCTGATAACAGGTAAACTCCTGCCATCTGATTCATTAGACGTAGTGCTTTCAATGCTGGGGAACATCAATGGGCTGGCATTTAAAAAAGTGGACAACAATAAGATAGAAGTAACCAGGATTCAATAA